One Ostrea edulis chromosome 2, xbOstEdul1.1, whole genome shotgun sequence genomic region harbors:
- the LOC125680671 gene encoding collectin-12-like — protein sequence MDEMGLCWFAVFTLVLCTTLGEKQDEILISKIGKLHFQLFKSIQRKANLVKSATFETRCSNNGCSFDDCRGGKQKDEHKCRDGWKKFNEHCYKLITTKLNFFEAEMFCRTQQSSLVNIENTNEDAWIKGFKEKHVWISGTDLAKHGEWKWFSSGRTMKFTNWARGQPQKNHEHCAVYYIGGWHDASCSIKSSFICKY from the coding sequence ATGGATGAAATGGGTTTGTGTTGGTTTGCTGTCTTCACACTAGTACTCTGTACAACACTGGGAGAAAAACAAGACGAaatcttgatatcaaaaattggAAAACTTCATTTTCAACTCTTCAAGTCGATCCAGAGAAAAGCCAATTTGGTCAAGAGCGCGACATTTGAGACTCGGTGTTCGAATAATGGGTGTTCTTTCGATGATTGCAGAGGAGGGAAACAAAAAGATGAACACAAATGTAGGGATGGGTGGAAAAAGTTTAACGAACATTGCTACAAACTCATAACTACTAAACTAAACTTCTTCGAGGCGGAAATGTTCTGTCGTACACAACAGTCATCATTGGTGAACATTGAGAATACCAATGAGGATGCCTGGATTAAGGGATTTAAGGAAAAACATGTATGGATCTCTGGTACTGATTTAGCTAAACATGGTGAGTGGAAGTGGTTTTCTTCAGGGAGAACCATGAAGTTTACAAACTGGGCGAGAGGTCAACCACAAAAGAATCACGAACATTGCGCTGTTTACTACATCGGTGGCTGGCATGACGCCTCTTGCTCTATTAAGTCATCTTTCATTTGCAAATATTAG